The proteins below come from a single Holdemania massiliensis genomic window:
- the typA gene encoding translational GTPase TypA: protein MAYQKIINIAVIAHVDAGKSTLVDAFLNQSHVFRDNEETVDCVMDSNDLERERGITIYSKNCSVTYKDYKINIVDTPGHADFSSEVERIIKTVDTVILLVDSSEGPMPQTRFVLQKSLECGLRPILLINKIDKKDERADQVIDEVYDLFLDLNATDEQLDFPILYGIARQGIVRYQPADENEDITPLFETILKHCEAYPDLTEEPVQMQVSALAYDDYIGRLGIGRVYEGTLKEGSTVILCNDEGRQERRKINQVFVYKGLSRIAVPEAQCGEIVMISGVADISIGDTLCDPENIRPLPMIRIEEPTLSMNFMVNTSPFAGQSGKYVTSRNIRERLEKELEVNVGLKVEETDTTDCFKVSGRGELHLSVLLENMRREGYEVAVSKPEVIMHKVDGALYEPVEEVVCSVPNEYSGTVISKLNLRKGIMVDIQDEGSYTRILYTVPTRGLLGYRSEFINDTRGEGTMVRRLAGYEAYKGDIPQRANGALISTETGKAMTYALWNIQERGQLFVSPQTEVYEGMIIGMSARNMDMDVNPLKNKKMTAVRSTGNDEAMKLVPPKIMSLEEALEFINDDELVELTPTDIRIRKKYLTALERRQHMRELNKAAAELEEE, encoded by the coding sequence ATGGCATATCAGAAGATTATTAACATCGCGGTCATTGCCCATGTCGATGCCGGTAAGTCGACGTTGGTGGATGCGTTTTTAAATCAGAGTCACGTTTTCCGGGATAACGAGGAAACGGTTGACTGCGTTATGGACAGCAACGATCTGGAACGGGAAAGAGGAATTACGATTTATTCCAAAAACTGTTCTGTGACGTACAAGGATTACAAGATTAATATTGTCGATACTCCGGGTCATGCGGATTTCTCTTCCGAGGTTGAGCGGATTATCAAAACGGTGGATACCGTTATTCTGTTGGTAGACTCCAGCGAAGGACCGATGCCGCAGACGCGCTTTGTGCTGCAGAAAAGTCTGGAATGCGGCCTGCGTCCGATTCTTTTGATCAACAAGATTGACAAGAAGGATGAACGTGCCGATCAGGTCATCGATGAGGTTTACGATTTATTCCTCGATTTGAATGCGACGGATGAACAGCTGGATTTCCCGATTCTTTACGGGATTGCCCGGCAGGGGATTGTCCGCTATCAGCCGGCGGATGAAAATGAAGATATTACGCCGCTGTTTGAAACTATTTTGAAGCATTGCGAAGCTTATCCGGATTTAACCGAGGAGCCGGTGCAGATGCAGGTTTCCGCGCTGGCCTATGACGACTACATCGGCCGTTTGGGCATAGGCCGGGTTTACGAAGGCACTTTAAAAGAAGGCAGCACGGTTATTCTGTGCAACGATGAAGGCCGGCAGGAACGCCGTAAAATCAATCAGGTATTCGTCTATAAGGGCCTGAGCCGGATCGCGGTCCCGGAAGCCCAGTGCGGAGAAATCGTCATGATTTCCGGTGTAGCGGATATTTCCATCGGGGATACGCTGTGTGATCCCGAAAATATTCGTCCGCTGCCGATGATCCGGATTGAAGAGCCGACATTGTCGATGAACTTCATGGTCAACACTTCACCTTTTGCAGGGCAGTCCGGCAAATATGTCACTTCCCGCAACATCCGTGAGCGGCTGGAAAAAGAACTGGAAGTCAATGTTGGGCTGAAGGTGGAAGAAACGGATACGACTGACTGCTTCAAAGTTTCCGGACGTGGTGAGCTGCATCTGTCAGTTCTGTTAGAAAATATGCGTCGGGAAGGGTATGAGGTTGCGGTCTCCAAGCCGGAAGTCATCATGCACAAAGTGGACGGTGCTCTGTATGAGCCGGTTGAAGAAGTGGTCTGCAGTGTTCCGAATGAATATTCGGGAACAGTCATTTCCAAGCTGAATCTGCGCAAAGGCATCATGGTCGATATTCAGGATGAGGGCAGCTACACCCGGATTCTGTATACTGTTCCAACGCGGGGCTTGTTAGGCTATCGTTCTGAGTTCATCAACGATACGCGCGGTGAAGGCACGATGGTTCGCCGTCTGGCTGGCTATGAAGCTTACAAAGGCGATATCCCGCAGCGGGCAAACGGCGCGCTGATCTCTACGGAAACAGGCAAGGCGATGACGTATGCCTTATGGAATATCCAGGAACGCGGCCAGCTGTTTGTTTCTCCGCAGACGGAGGTCTACGAAGGGATGATTATCGGCATGTCGGCACGGAACATGGATATGGACGTCAATCCGTTAAAAAACAAGAAGATGACGGCCGTGCGTTCCACCGGCAACGATGAAGCGATGAAGCTGGTTCCGCCGAAGATCATGTCACTGGAAGAAGCGTTGGAATTCATCAATGATGATGAACTGGTCGAATTGACGCCGACGGATATTCGAATCCGTAAAAAATATCTTACGGCATTGGAACGTCGTCAGCATATGCGTGAGCTGAACAAAGCTGCCGCTGAGCTGGAAGAAGAATAA